TAAAGTCAAATATAGTCAAAGTCAGAAAAGGAGGAGGTTTGTTGAGAAATATTTCCGATATTATCGAACAGTATTTAAAGCAAGTATTGAAAAAAAGTGATTCTGAAATTGTAGAAATAAAACGAAGTGAAGTGGCGGATCGCTTTCAATGTGTCCCCTCCCAAATCAATTATGTGATTAACACACGTTTTACGATTGAGCGGGGATATTTAGTAGAGAGTAAGCGTGGAGGAGGGGGCTTTATCCGAATTGCGAAGGTGCAATCTCATGATAAAGCACATCTTATCGAGCAAGTCCTTGCTATACTCGGTGAAACGGTTTCTCAAGCAAGTTCACAAAATGTCATCTACCGTTTAATTGAGGAAAGAGTCATCTCTGAGCGTGAAGCGAAGATCATGTTGAGTGTCATGGATCGATCGGTCATATATATTGAATTGCCAATTCGAGATGAATTAAGGGCTCGAATGTTAAAAAGTATGCTAACAACACTAAAATATAAATAACAGGAAAGCGAGGAGAGAATGTGATTTGTCAGGAGTGTGGAGAAAGACCTTCAACTCTTCATTTTACAAAGGTCGTAAATGGGGAAAAGAATGAAATTCATTTATGCCAAAAATGTGCTCAAGAGAAGCATGAATCATTGCTATCAACTGGTGGAGATATGTTCTCTGTAAATAATTTAATCGCAGGATTATTAAATATGAGCGCATTTCCTCAGCAAAATCCGTCAGCTTCTCATCAGAATATTCAATGTGAAAATTGTTCTATGACCTATGAGCAATTTGTGAATATCGGTAAATTCGGATGTCATCATTGTTACGAAACATTTAGTGATAAATTGCAACCAATTTTGAAAAGGTTGCATAGTGGAAACCTCACTCATAAAGGAAAGGTACCGGCTCGACAGGGAGGTACTATTCACCTAAAACGAAAAGTAAGCTCCCTTCGTCAAACTCTTCAGGAGCTAGTATCCAATGAAGAGTTTGAAAAAGCAGCTGAGCTACGAGATGAAATTCGTTCATTAGAAAGCACTATTTTCCATGAGAGGGGGGACTCATAATGTCGTTAGAGAAATTTATGAGTAAAGCCGTTAGTTCATGGATGAGTGCAGAAGGACCTGCCTCAGATATTGTCTTAAGTACGAGAATGAGACTGGCTCGGAATGTTACAGCCTATCGTTTTCCTTCTGTATATAGTTCTGAAGACGCAAAGGCTATTGTCGACATAGTAGAAGAGTTAAATGCCAATAACCAGTCAGAGAAGCAAGTTTTTGAATTGTTTAAGATGAATGAGCTTCAAGCATTGCAAAAAAGGGTATTAGTCGAGAAACATCTAATTAGCCCTCAACTCTCGGATAATTCTCGTTATGGAGCGGTTCTACTATCTGAAGAAGAAGACATCAGTCTTATGATCAACGAAGAAGACCATCTTCGTATTCAATGTTTATTTCCCGGTCTACAGTTAACGGAAGCATTACAAAAAGCAAATGAAATAGATGATTGGATAGAGAAAAAATTAGACTTTGCATATGATGAACAAATGGGGTATTTAACTAGCTGTCCGACAAATGTGGGAACAGGACTACGAGCTTCGGTGATGATGCATCTTCCAGGACTCTACCTTACACAACAAATGAATCGTTTAGTTCCTGCAATCAACCAATTAGGTCTGGTTGTCAGAGGAATTTATGGTGAAGGTAGCGAAGCATTAGGTAATATCTTTCAAATTTCAAACCAAATGACCCTGGGCAAGTCAGAAGAAGAGATTGTGGATGATCTTAACAGCGTAGTAAAGCAAATAATCGCCCAAGAGCAATCTGCTCGCGAAGCATTAGTCAAAACTTCAAACATACAATTAGTAGACAGGGTTTATCGTTCCTATGGCATTTTAGCAAACAGCCGTATTATCCATACAAAGGAAGCAGCTCAATGTCTATCTGATGTCCGTCTTGGTATTGACTTAGGTTACATCTCGAACATTTCAAGAAATATCTTGAATGAGCTTATGATACTAACACAGCCAGGTTTTCTGCAACAATATGCAGGTGGACCTTTACAAATGGAAGAACGAGATATAAGACGTGCCACGTTAATTCGTGAGCGATTAGAGTTAGAAGAAAATTGTTAGGAGGATGATCTAAATGATGTTTGGTCGATTTACAGAAAGAGCACAGAAAGTTCTCGCTCTAGCGCAAGAAGAAGCGATTCGACTTTCTCACACTAATATCGGAACAGAACATATCTTATTAGGTTTAGTCAGAGAGGGAGAAGGTATTGCAGCAAAAGCCCTATACGGATTAGGACTTAGCTCAGAAAAAATTCAAAAAGAAGTGGAAAATTTAATTGGTAAGGGGAAAGAATCAAGCCAAAACATCCACTATACTCCTCGGGCGAAGAAGGTTATTGAATTATCAATGGACGAGGCGAGAAAGCTCGGTCACTCCTATGTTGGAACGGAACATATTTTATTGGGCTTAATTCGGGAAGGTGAGGGTGTTGCAGCAAGGGTTCTTAACAATCTTGGCGTGAGTCTCAATAAAGCAAGACAACAAGTCCTTCAGTTACTCGGAAGCAATGAGTCAAGTGGTGGCCACCAAGTTGGTGGGGGGAATGCGAATACACCAACCTTAGACAGCTTGGCGAGGGATTTAACAGCTGTTGCACGAGAAGGTAGCCTAGACCCTGTTATCGGTAGAAGTAAAGAAATACAGCGTGTAATTGAGGTTTTGAGCCGTCGAACGAAGAATAATCCAGTCTTAATCGGAGAGCCTGGTGTCGGAAAAACAGCCATTGCTGAAGGCCTTGCTCAACAAATCATCAATAATGAAGTCCCTGAGATATTGCGAGACAAACGGGTGATGACTCTAGATATGGGAACCGTAGTTGCGGGGACAAAGTATCGAGGAGAGTTTGAAGATCGCTTGAAAAAAGTAATGGATGAAATTCGACAAGCCAATAATATCATCTTGTTCATCGACGAGTTGCATACATTAATTGGTGCAGGGGGAGCAGAAGGGGCAATCGATGCTTCGAATATTTTAAAACCTTCTCTTGCAAGAGGAGAGCTTCAGTGTATTGGGGCGACTACGCTAGATGAATATCGGAAGTACATTGAAAAAGATGCTGCGCTCGAAAGACGTTTTCAGCCAATTCAAGTCGATGAGCCTACAGCTGATGAATCCGTGCAAATTCTAAAAGGTCTTCGTGATCGTTATGAAGCTCATCACCGTGTTTCGATAACTGATGAAGCTATCGACGCGGCGGTTAAGCTATCTGATCGCTACATTCCCGACCGGTTCTTACCGGATAAAGCAATTGATTTGATTGACGAGGCAGGTTCGAAAGTTCGTTTACGCTCGTATACAACACCACCAAACTTAAAAGAGCTAGAGACGAAATTAGATGAGATTCGCAATGAAAAAGACGCATCTGTACAGAGTCAAGAATTTGAGAAAGCCGCAAGTTTACGTGATACAGAACAGCGGTTACGCGAAGATTTAGAAGAAACAAAGAAAACCTGGAAAGAAAAACAAGGTCAAGAAAATACAGAAGTGACTGTAGAAGATATTGCAACAGTCGTATCGAGTTGGACCGGAGTTCCTGTTTCTAAGCTAGCTCAAACAGAAACTGATAAACTCCTTAATCTAGAAGAAATCTTACACTCTAGAGTAATCGGTCAAAATGAAGCGGTTGTTGCAGTATCAAAAGCGGTGAGAAGAGCCCGTGCAGGGTTGAAAGACCCGAAACGTCCGATTGGATCATTTGTTTTCTTAGGGCCCACAGGAGTAGGGAAAACAGAATTAGCTCGAGCGTTAGCCGAATCCATGTTTGGTGATGAAGAAGCCATTATCCGAATTGACATGTCGGAGTATATGGAAAAGCATTCAACTTCACGACTTGTCGGATCTCCTCCTGGGTATGTCGGTTATGAAGAGGGTGGTCAACTGACTGAAAAGGTTCGTCGAAAACCTTACTCAGTCGTCTTGTTAGATGAGATTGAAAAAGCACATCCTGATGTTTTTAACATTCTTTTACAAGTGCTAGAGGACGGTCGGTTAACGGATTCAAAAGGAAGAACTGTTGATTTCCGAAACACTGTCCTTATCCTAACTTCTAACGTAGGGGCTTCGGCATTAAAACAAAACAAATATGTTGGTTTTAATGTTCAAGATGCTACTCAAGATTATAAAGACATGAAATCAAAAGTACTAGAAGAACTGAAGCGTGCATTCCGTCCAGAGTTTTTAAATCGAATTGATGAACTGATTGTGTTCCATTCATTAGAAAAAGAGCACTTAAAAGAGATTGTTACGCTAATGTCTGACCAGTTAACCAAACGATTAAAGGAACAACATATCTCACTCTCTTTGACAGATACAGCAAAAGAGAAAATTGCTGAAGAAGGCTATGATCCTGAATATGGTGCTCGTCCGCTACGTAGAGCAATTCAAAAACATGTTGAAGACCGATTATCAGAAGAACTTTTAAAAGGGAAATTGCTGACAGGTCAAGATATCGTTATTGACGTGGAAGACAAAGAGTTTGTTGTGAAAATCAAAGAACCCTCAGAATCAGCATCATTATAGAGGGTTGTATTCGCAAAGAAATTAATTCTTGAAAAAACATTCTTACTTTTCACCTAACGAAAGGAGCCCTAATAAAATTCGTTGGTGAAAAAGAAAGAAGGATATTACTGTTTTGGTCAAGTGCAAAATTAAACAATGAAAACGAAAAGTGCAGATAGATTGAAGTTTGGAGGTACACGGAAAAGCAGGATCGTGTACCTCTTTTTTCATAAGGATATATTCATAACAAAGGGTGCTTTCTGTAATAAGATATTAACCACATACAAGATAGAATTCGGGCCATCTTTTCATCTGTTTTTGAAGAATATTAACGACAAAATGTAGGACTGAATCCAAAATTAGTTGAAATAGCAACAGTGTATACGAGAAGAGCGTTTGCAATACAGAGGATATCCTTGACGATTTAGTTTGAAGCACCAATATTTACAAAAAAACTTCATAATGAATAAAGTTAATTATAGTTTTGTATCTAGAACTAGGCGTTGTTCTCTTTTCTTATCAAGAGATATTATTGTGACTGCTTGCTTTATTGAAAAGGCTGTTTTCGCAAAGATTATTGCTTTTCGAACCAGTCTATAAACGGTGATATCGCTTTGTTTCGGGCATCATTTCGTCTATTTTGAAAGAAAGCAATAGTGCAATGGGAGATTCCATCTACAAACAGATGAAATAGCCACAATGTATACGAAAAGAGTCTTGGAAAAAGAAAGATCAGCTGAAATAGTAGTAAGAAGGATTAGTCTGTTCATATTTGAAAGTGGTTTGAAGAGAAAGGAAAAAAGAGATATGGCAAAGAAAAAAACAAAATTTATGTGTTCCTCATGTGGATATGAATCTGCGAAGTGGATGGGTAGATGCCCTGGGTGTAATGAGTGGAATACGATGGTAGAAGAGGTAGAGGTTACAGGCAAAAGGCCCCGTGGTGCCTTTGTACACTCCGCTCCATCGGCTACCAATAAAGCAACCGCGATTACATCGATTGAGACCGTTCAAGAACCTAGAATTTCTACCAATATTAAAGAGTTGAATCGTGTATTAGGTGGGGGGGTCGTTCCAGGATCACTTGTCTTAATAGGTGGAGATCCAGGGATTGGGAAGTCTACCTTGCTGTTACAAGTATCATCACAGCTAGCTGTATTACAGCAAAAAGTGTTGTATATTTCTGGTGAAGAATCAGTGAAGCAAACAAAACTAAGGGCGGATCGATTAGACGTAACCTCAGAAAACCTATTCGTTTATGCCGAGACGAGTCTTGAGCTTATCTCAGCTACTATAGAAACGATGACTCCTGATATTATCGTCATTGACTCTATTCAGACGATTTTTCATCCAGAAGTAACGTCCGCTCCAGGAAGTGTTTCACAGGTGCGAGAATGTACAGCAGAGCTCATGCGAATAGCCAAAACGAAAGGGATTGCGATCTTTATTGTAGGGCATGTTACTAAAGAAGGAGCGATTGCAGGTCCGAGAATGCTCGAACATATGGTGGATACCGTTCTATATTTTGAAGGAGAACGACATCATTCCTATCGCATCTTAAGGGCAGTAAAAAATAGGTTTGGTTCTACGAATGAAATGGGTATCTTTGAAATGAAAGAAGCAGGACTTGAAGAGGTAGCAAATCCATCTGAAATTTTTTTAGAAGAACGCTCTCAAGGGGCTTCTGGCTCAACAGTCGTAGCTTCGATGGAGGGGACAAGACCAGTGTTAGTGGAAATTCAAGCTTTAATTTCTCCTTCGAGCTTTGGTAACCCTAGGAGAATGGCGACTGGAATGGACCATAATCGGGTCTCATTACTTATGGCCGTTTTGGAAAAGCGAGTAGGGCTGCTTCTCCAAAATCAAGATGCTTACTTAAAGGTGGCTGGTGGAGTCAAACTTGATGAACCCGCCATTGATTTGGCAACAATTATTTCTATTGCCTCTTCCTTTCGAGATCAGGCAACGCGAGCGACAGACTGTATTATTGGAGAAGTAGGACTAACAGGCGAGGTTCGCAGGGTTTCAAGAATTGAGCAAAGAGTCCAAGAAGCGGCCAAGCTGGGCTTTAAAAGGGTTATTATTCCAGCCAACAACATGGGCGGGTGGAAACAGCCAAGTGGTATTGAAGTGCTTGGGGTCGCGCATGTAGGAGAAGCGCTACAAGCTGTGTTAGGAGGGGAATAGTGCATGGAGGGGAGAAAGATGGAAGATAAATCAATGTCCGATATTTTGAGATTTATCGCACCAGGCACGCCAATTCGTGAAGGAATTGATAATGTATTGAGAGCAAATACAGGTGGTCTCATTGTGCTTGGCTATAATGAAAAGGTGAAAGGGCTCGTGGACGGTGGATTTCACATCAATTCGCAGTTTTCTCCGAGTTATTTATATGAACTAGCTAAGATGGACGGGGCTATTATTTTAAATGAAAAAGGAAGTAAAATTGTGCTTGCTAATGCTCAATTAGCTCCTGATCCAAGAATTACTTCTTCTGAAACGGGCATGCGTCATCGCACAGCTGAGCGGGTAGGGAAAGAGACGAAGACACTTGTTATTGCTATATCGCAAAGAAGAAACGTGATCACCTTATATCAAGGAAATGTCCGTTATGCTTTAAAGGATATTTCTGTTATTTTAACAAAAGCCAATCAAGCGATTCAAACCTTGGAGAAATACAAAGTGGTGTTAGATCAAAGTATTTCCAATTTATCAGTGCTTGAATTTGAAGAACTCGTAACCTATAGTGATCTGCTTCAAGTTCTCCATCGGTTTGAAATGGTTCTTCGAATTAAAAATGAACTTTTGTCCTATTTAAATGAGTTAGGAACGGAAGGAAGACTCATTCGTTTACAAATGAATGAATTGTTATCGGATATTGAAGAAGAAGCCATGTTAATTATTCGTGATTATGCTGCCGAAGAACAGATAAAACCCTTTGAAAAACTTGAAAAATTTCAACAACTTGCTCACAATGAGGTCCTTGATGACGCTGTCCTTTTAAAGTTATTAGGATTTCATGGGTATATTCCACTCGAGGATATTATCTGTCCAAGAGGCTACCGTGTTTTGAATAAAATACCTCGACTTCCTCTAGTTATTATTGAAAACTTAGTAACGACATTCGAACATTTAGCCAATGTCGTTAAAGCAACGGTCTTGCAGCTTGATGATGTTGAAGGAATAGGGGAAGTTCGTGCGCGTAAGATCAAAGAAGGAATAAAATTAATAAAAGAGCAAACCTTCGCAGATCGTCAACTGTAATGAAAAGGTACAGAAATTGACAGCCAATACTTAGAAATGGTACTATTTTTTACAGGTATTGGTATTTATACTTAGTCTTTAATTATATTAAAATAACAAAAAATTTCTTTTTTGTGACAATTATTAAAAATAGGGTTTAAAACTATATGAATTTGAGAAAATGATTATAATGAGGAAAGAGGAGGTGAGGGAATGTTAAAGAGAATCGTTCAAGTGTGTTTTCTTATTATAGGAGGAACACTAGGAATTTTTCTTCTACCAGAAGTGTTAGATTTAGTAAATCTTGGAGACATTCCATTATTAAAGAGTGCTTATATGACAGCCTTGCTAGGAGCTATTATTTTTTATCTTTTTACATTCTGGGTGGTCGATTATGTAGTCGATTTTGTCAAATGGGTTGAGGATTCTCTCGTAAAAGCACCAGCGGTAGAAATATTGTTTGGTAGTATTGGATTAATTTCAGGACTTATTTTAGCGTTTTTGTTTGGATTACCAATTAGTAGACTTCAACTTCCTTTTTTTGATACCGTAGTGCCAATTTTACTTACCCTACTACTTGGCTATATTGGTTTTCAAGTTGGTTTTAAAAAGAGAGAAGAGCTAATTAGTTTATTTTCACTGGGAAGTAAAGGTGGAAAGAAAAAGTCGGGAGAGGAAGAACTAGAAGTTCCCCCAAACACACTAAAAATTTTAGATACAAGCGTGATCATAGATGGAAGAATTGCGGATATTTGCCAAACGGGATTTTTAGAAGGTATCGTAGTAATTCCTCAGTTTGTTCTAGAAGAGCTTCAACATATCGCGGATTCATCCGATGTACTAAAGCGGAACCGTGGACGCAGAGGCTTGGATATTTTAAATCGCATTCAGAAAGAGCTGCCTGTAGAGGTCCAAATTTATGAAGGGGATTTTGAAGATATTCAAGAAGTGGATAGCAAACTAGTCAAATTAGCAAAAATCACACAAGGTATTGTGGTAACCAATGATTTTAACTTAAACAAAGTTTGTGATTTGCAAGGTGTTCAAGTATTGAATATTAATGATTTGGCTAACGCAGTTAAGCCTGTCGTGTTACCTGGAGAAGAGATGAAGGTTCAGGTCATAAAAGATGGAAAAGAGCATAATCAAGGAATTGCCTATTTAGATGATGGTACGATGATTGTTGTAGAAGAAGGTAAAAATTATATTGGCAAACACATTGATGTTTTGGTTACATCAGTATTGCAAACATCTGCAGGTCGGATGATTTTTGCGAAACCTAAGTTACTAGAAAAAGCGTTATAAAAGGTAAGGAGTATAAGAGATGACTTATCAAGTTGTAATTCCGGCAGCAGGAAAAGGGAAAAGAATGGGAGCCAATCGTAATAAGCTCCTACTAGAGATTCACCAAACTCCAATTATTGTTCACACTCTTAAAGTGTTTGAACAAGATCCTCTGTGCGATGGAACATTCTTGGTTATCCATCCTGATGAAGAAGAGATTTTTCAAGAATTGATGAAACAATTCGATCTTCAGAAAGTCCGTCAATTAGTGTATGGTGGATCAGAGAGGCAGTATAGCGTTTTTAATGGTATTAAGGCTCTGAACCATGACGGGGTGGTTCTCGTTCATGATGGCGCACGTCCGTTTATTACAACGGACGTTATTCATGCACTTGTCATAGCAGCCGAGAAGGAAGGAGCAGCTATTGCAGCTGTCCCTGTCAAAGATACCATTAAAAAGGTCCATCAACATACCGTCATCGAAACAATTGATCGATCTAGCTTGTGGTCTATACAGACGCCACAAGCTTTTCGTTTTTCTCTTCTTGAGAAGGCCCACCGCGAGGCAGTAGCTCATTCGTTTTTAGGGACGGATGATGCCTCTCTTGTGGAACGGATGGGACAAAGAGTAGCTATCGTAGAAAGTGATTATGATAATATTAAATTAACAACAACAGAGGATTTATATTTTGCGGACGCAATCTTACAAAAACGGAGTGAAAGAACTTCAAATTAATAGGATTTGAAAGGAGAAATCAATCATGTATCGAATTGGTCAAGGTTATGACGTTCATCAACTCGTTGAAAACCGTCCATTAATTATTGGGGGTATCCATATTCCATATGAAAAAGGGTTACTAGGTCATTCTGATGCAGATGTTCTCTTGCATGTAGTGGCTGACGCCGCTTTAGGTGCAATCGGGTCAGGTGATATTGGAAAACACTTCCCGGACACTGATCCAGATTTTGAGGGAGCAGATTCGGCCAGCCTGATGTCTTCTGTGTGGGAACTAGTAAAACAAGCTGGGTATGAATTAGGGAATATCGATTGTACAATCATTGCTCAAAAGCCGAAAATGGCTCCGCATATCGAACAAATGCGGTCCCGGATTGCCGAGTTGTTAGAATCCTCAGCAGATAAGGTGAATGTAAAAGCGACAACGACAGAAAAACTCGGTTTTACAGGAAGAGGCGAAGGGATTGCTGCTCAAGCGACGATTTTACTGAAAGAGACCCTATAAGGTACTTTCTTCTAGTCGTTAACGGTGATAAAATGTATCAATAGTAAGCGTAGATTGAGGAGGAAGAGTGATGTCAAAAGAAGTTCGCGTGCGTTATGCACCTAGTCCAACAGGACATTTACATATTGGAAATGCACGAACAGCATTATTTAACTATTTATTTGCACGCCATCATGGTGGGAAATTTATTATTCGAATTGAAGATACGGATAAAAAACGAAACATTGAAGGTGGGGAAGAAAGTCAGCTTCACTATTTAAAATGGCTTGGAATTGATTGGGATGAGAGTGTGGATGTGGGAGGAAAGTATGGCCCGTACCGACAAACAGAGAGAAATGATATTTATAAAAAGCATTTCGATGAGCTACTGACAACGGATCAAGCGTATTATTGCTATTGCTCAGAGGAAGAGTTGGAG
The Bacillus sp. 2205SS5-2 DNA segment above includes these coding regions:
- the disA gene encoding DNA integrity scanning diadenylate cyclase DisA — protein: MEGRKMEDKSMSDILRFIAPGTPIREGIDNVLRANTGGLIVLGYNEKVKGLVDGGFHINSQFSPSYLYELAKMDGAIILNEKGSKIVLANAQLAPDPRITSSETGMRHRTAERVGKETKTLVIAISQRRNVITLYQGNVRYALKDISVILTKANQAIQTLEKYKVVLDQSISNLSVLEFEELVTYSDLLQVLHRFEMVLRIKNELLSYLNELGTEGRLIRLQMNELLSDIEEEAMLIIRDYAAEEQIKPFEKLEKFQQLAHNEVLDDAVLLKLLGFHGYIPLEDIICPRGYRVLNKIPRLPLVIIENLVTTFEHLANVVKATVLQLDDVEGIGEVRARKIKEGIKLIKEQTFADRQL
- the clpC gene encoding ATP-dependent protease ATP-binding subunit ClpC; translated protein: MMFGRFTERAQKVLALAQEEAIRLSHTNIGTEHILLGLVREGEGIAAKALYGLGLSSEKIQKEVENLIGKGKESSQNIHYTPRAKKVIELSMDEARKLGHSYVGTEHILLGLIREGEGVAARVLNNLGVSLNKARQQVLQLLGSNESSGGHQVGGGNANTPTLDSLARDLTAVAREGSLDPVIGRSKEIQRVIEVLSRRTKNNPVLIGEPGVGKTAIAEGLAQQIINNEVPEILRDKRVMTLDMGTVVAGTKYRGEFEDRLKKVMDEIRQANNIILFIDELHTLIGAGGAEGAIDASNILKPSLARGELQCIGATTLDEYRKYIEKDAALERRFQPIQVDEPTADESVQILKGLRDRYEAHHRVSITDEAIDAAVKLSDRYIPDRFLPDKAIDLIDEAGSKVRLRSYTTPPNLKELETKLDEIRNEKDASVQSQEFEKAASLRDTEQRLREDLEETKKTWKEKQGQENTEVTVEDIATVVSSWTGVPVSKLAQTETDKLLNLEEILHSRVIGQNEAVVAVSKAVRRARAGLKDPKRPIGSFVFLGPTGVGKTELARALAESMFGDEEAIIRIDMSEYMEKHSTSRLVGSPPGYVGYEEGGQLTEKVRRKPYSVVLLDEIEKAHPDVFNILLQVLEDGRLTDSKGRTVDFRNTVLILTSNVGASALKQNKYVGFNVQDATQDYKDMKSKVLEELKRAFRPEFLNRIDELIVFHSLEKEHLKEIVTLMSDQLTKRLKEQHISLSLTDTAKEKIAEEGYDPEYGARPLRRAIQKHVEDRLSEELLKGKLLTGQDIVIDVEDKEFVVKIKEPSESASL
- a CDS encoding UvrB/UvrC motif-containing protein; this translates as MICQECGERPSTLHFTKVVNGEKNEIHLCQKCAQEKHESLLSTGGDMFSVNNLIAGLLNMSAFPQQNPSASHQNIQCENCSMTYEQFVNIGKFGCHHCYETFSDKLQPILKRLHSGNLTHKGKVPARQGGTIHLKRKVSSLRQTLQELVSNEEFEKAAELRDEIRSLESTIFHERGDS
- the ispD gene encoding 2-C-methyl-D-erythritol 4-phosphate cytidylyltransferase, giving the protein MTYQVVIPAAGKGKRMGANRNKLLLEIHQTPIIVHTLKVFEQDPLCDGTFLVIHPDEEEIFQELMKQFDLQKVRQLVYGGSERQYSVFNGIKALNHDGVVLVHDGARPFITTDVIHALVIAAEKEGAAIAAVPVKDTIKKVHQHTVIETIDRSSLWSIQTPQAFRFSLLEKAHREAVAHSFLGTDDASLVERMGQRVAIVESDYDNIKLTTTEDLYFADAILQKRSERTSN
- the radA gene encoding DNA repair protein RadA; its protein translation is MAKKKTKFMCSSCGYESAKWMGRCPGCNEWNTMVEEVEVTGKRPRGAFVHSAPSATNKATAITSIETVQEPRISTNIKELNRVLGGGVVPGSLVLIGGDPGIGKSTLLLQVSSQLAVLQQKVLYISGEESVKQTKLRADRLDVTSENLFVYAETSLELISATIETMTPDIIVIDSIQTIFHPEVTSAPGSVSQVRECTAELMRIAKTKGIAIFIVGHVTKEGAIAGPRMLEHMVDTVLYFEGERHHSYRILRAVKNRFGSTNEMGIFEMKEAGLEEVANPSEIFLEERSQGASGSTVVASMEGTRPVLVEIQALISPSSFGNPRRMATGMDHNRVSLLMAVLEKRVGLLLQNQDAYLKVAGGVKLDEPAIDLATIISIASSFRDQATRATDCIIGEVGLTGEVRRVSRIEQRVQEAAKLGFKRVIIPANNMGGWKQPSGIEVLGVAHVGEALQAVLGGE
- a CDS encoding protein arginine kinase, with the translated sequence MSLEKFMSKAVSSWMSAEGPASDIVLSTRMRLARNVTAYRFPSVYSSEDAKAIVDIVEELNANNQSEKQVFELFKMNELQALQKRVLVEKHLISPQLSDNSRYGAVLLSEEEDISLMINEEDHLRIQCLFPGLQLTEALQKANEIDDWIEKKLDFAYDEQMGYLTSCPTNVGTGLRASVMMHLPGLYLTQQMNRLVPAINQLGLVVRGIYGEGSEALGNIFQISNQMTLGKSEEEIVDDLNSVVKQIIAQEQSAREALVKTSNIQLVDRVYRSYGILANSRIIHTKEAAQCLSDVRLGIDLGYISNISRNILNELMILTQPGFLQQYAGGPLQMEERDIRRATLIRERLELEENC
- a CDS encoding PIN/TRAM domain-containing protein, which translates into the protein MLKRIVQVCFLIIGGTLGIFLLPEVLDLVNLGDIPLLKSAYMTALLGAIIFYLFTFWVVDYVVDFVKWVEDSLVKAPAVEILFGSIGLISGLILAFLFGLPISRLQLPFFDTVVPILLTLLLGYIGFQVGFKKREELISLFSLGSKGGKKKSGEEELEVPPNTLKILDTSVIIDGRIADICQTGFLEGIVVIPQFVLEELQHIADSSDVLKRNRGRRGLDILNRIQKELPVEVQIYEGDFEDIQEVDSKLVKLAKITQGIVVTNDFNLNKVCDLQGVQVLNINDLANAVKPVVLPGEEMKVQVIKDGKEHNQGIAYLDDGTMIVVEEGKNYIGKHIDVLVTSVLQTSAGRMIFAKPKLLEKAL
- a CDS encoding CtsR family transcriptional regulator; amino-acid sequence: MRNISDIIEQYLKQVLKKSDSEIVEIKRSEVADRFQCVPSQINYVINTRFTIERGYLVESKRGGGGFIRIAKVQSHDKAHLIEQVLAILGETVSQASSQNVIYRLIEERVISEREAKIMLSVMDRSVIYIELPIRDELRARMLKSMLTTLKYK
- the ispF gene encoding 2-C-methyl-D-erythritol 2,4-cyclodiphosphate synthase translates to MYRIGQGYDVHQLVENRPLIIGGIHIPYEKGLLGHSDADVLLHVVADAALGAIGSGDIGKHFPDTDPDFEGADSASLMSSVWELVKQAGYELGNIDCTIIAQKPKMAPHIEQMRSRIAELLESSADKVNVKATTTEKLGFTGRGEGIAAQATILLKETL